In the genome of Triticum urartu cultivar G1812 chromosome 5, Tu2.1, whole genome shotgun sequence, one region contains:
- the LOC125510146 gene encoding protein DETOXIFICATION 40-like, with protein sequence MATDSKLQSPLLPPPAGSEGEGGGDDEGHGAASKRLESILSDESVPWARRMCAATAVEMRMLVRLAAPAVLVYMINYLMSMSTQIFSGHLGTLELAAASLGNTGIQVFAYGLMLGMGSAVETLCGQAYGANKFDMLGIYMQRSTVLLMATGIPLAVLYAFSRPILILLGESPEIASAAAIFVYGLIPQIFAYAANFPIQKFMQAQSIMAPSAYISTATLAVHLVLSYLVVYKFGLGLLGASLMLSISWWIIVIGQFIYIVTSSRCRLTWTGFSIQAFSGLPEFFKLSLASAIMLCLETWYFQILVLIAGLLKDPEMALASLSVCMTISGWVFMISVGFNAAASVRVSNELGAGNPKSAAFSVVVVTVLSFILAAIISIVILFFRDYISYIYTGGDDVAAAVSKLTPLLALTLILNGIQPVLSGVAVGCGWQAFVAYVNVGCYYVVGIPLGCLLGFYFDLGAAGIWSGMIGGTFMQTVILVWVTVRTDWNKEVAEARKRLNKWEGNKMPLLAGQE encoded by the exons ATGGCCACGGACAGCAAGCTGCAGAGcccgctgctgccgccgccggccggcagcgagggcgagggcggcggcgacgacgagggGCACGGGGCGGCCAGCAAGCGGCTGGAGAGCATCCTGAGCGACGAGTCGGTGCCGTGGGCGCGGCGGATGTGCGCGGCGACGGCGGTGGAGATGCGGATGCTGGTCCGCCTTGCCGCGCCGGCCGTGCTGGTGTACATGATCAACTACCTCATGTCCATGTCGACGCAGATCTTCTCGGGCCACCTGGGCACGCTggagctcgccgccgcctccctcggcAACACCGGCATCCAGGTCTTCGCCTACGGCCTCATG CTTGGCATGGGGAGCGCGGTGGAGACTCTATGCGGGCAGGCGTACGGCGCGAACAAGTTCGACATGCTGGGCATCTACATGCAACGCTCCACTGTCCTGCTCATGGCCACCGGCATCCCGCTCGCCGTCCTCTACGCGTTCTCCCGCCCCATCCTCATCCTCCTCGGCGAGTCCCCCGAGATAGCCAGCGCCGCGGCCATCTTCGTCTACGGCCTCATCCCGCAGATCTTTGCCTACGCGGCCAACTTCCCCATACAGAAGTTCATGCAGGCTCAGAGCATCATGGCGCCCAGCGCCTACATCTCCACGGCCACGCTTGCCGTCCACCTCGTCCTCAGCTACCTCGTCGTCTACAAGTTCGGGCTGGGGCTTCTGGGCGCCTCGCTCATGCTCAGCATCAGCTGGTGGATCATCGTCATTGGGCAGTTCATCTATATCGTCACCAGCAGCCGGTGCCGCCTCACATGGACTGGGTTCTCCATTCAGGCGTTCTCCGGCTTGCCCGAGTTTTTCAAGCTCTCCCTTGCCTCCGCCATCATGCTCTGCCTGGAGACCTGGTACTTCCAGATACTGGTGCTCATTGCTGGCCTTCTCAAGGACCCCGAAATGGCTCTTGCATCGCTCTCTGTCTG CATGACCATTTCAGGATGGGTGTTCATGATCTCAGTTGGATTCAATGCAGCAGCTAG CGTGAGGGTGAGCAATGAGCTTGGCGCGGGCAACCCCAAGTCGGCGGCGTTCTCGGTGGTGGTGGTGACGGTTCTGTCGTTCATCTTGGCGGCTATAATCTCGATAGTCATCCTGTTCTTCCGTGACTACATCAGTTACATTTACACGGGGGGCGACGATGTGGCGGCGGCGGTGTCCAAGCTGACGCCGCTCCTGGCGCTCACCCTCATCCTCAACGGCATCCAGCCAGTATTGTCAG GTGTGGCCGTGGGCTGTGGGTGGCAGGCGTTCGTCGCCTACGTCAACGTCGGCTGCTACTACGTCGTCGGCATCCCTCTTGGCTGCCTCCTCGGCTTCTACTTCGACCTCGGTGCGGCG GGCATATGGAGCGGTATGATTGGAGGTACCTTTATGCAGACTGTGATCCTGGTGTGGGTTACCGTGAGGACCGACTGGAACAAAGAG GTGGCCGAAGCGAGGAAAAGATTGAACAAGTGGGAAGGCAACAAGATGCCTCTATTAGCAGGCCAAGAATGA